One Bdellovibrionales bacterium CG10_big_fil_rev_8_21_14_0_10_45_34 genomic region harbors:
- a CDS encoding beta-N-acetylhexosaminidase: MALSLRQKIGQNFFIGLSGKELTDEERSFIIANNIGGVVLFARNCETPEQIHQLICQVQEAGQKSEEKVPLWVGIDMEGGRVHRLKSPFTIWPAMRQLGKLDSPSMAFRFAEALGRELKAVGINLNFSPSVDVLTNPMNQVIGDRALSSDPEQVSKLGSGIVRGFIKADILPVAKHFPGHGQTSVDSHVDLPVESTTLSELKERELIPFKKVFRARLDIVMTAHVLFQAIDPDWPASLSEVFLHQILRKDIGYRGLVITDDLDMGALRNRWSQEEIAVQAVHAGAHFLLYCNDPSSPEKAITAIEKALESNIISKNIIENNHKLAIELKSKKLKSYSVSSYNELKHFIGCGEHQELALAIKEGRILEATSQADSA, from the coding sequence GTGGCTTTATCTCTTAGACAGAAAATCGGTCAAAATTTTTTCATTGGGCTCTCCGGTAAAGAGCTGACCGACGAAGAGCGTTCATTTATCATCGCAAACAATATCGGCGGAGTGGTTTTGTTTGCAAGAAACTGCGAAACCCCTGAGCAGATTCATCAACTCATTTGTCAGGTTCAAGAAGCTGGGCAGAAGTCAGAAGAAAAGGTACCCCTTTGGGTAGGTATTGATATGGAGGGCGGAAGAGTTCATCGCCTGAAATCTCCCTTCACAATTTGGCCGGCTATGAGGCAACTGGGTAAACTCGACTCCCCCTCGATGGCGTTTCGATTTGCAGAAGCGTTGGGCCGGGAGTTAAAGGCAGTTGGTATCAACCTCAACTTCTCACCGAGCGTGGATGTACTTACAAACCCAATGAATCAGGTCATTGGCGATCGCGCACTTTCAAGTGATCCTGAGCAAGTGTCAAAGCTGGGGTCAGGGATCGTAAGGGGATTTATCAAAGCGGATATACTTCCGGTGGCAAAACACTTTCCGGGTCATGGGCAGACGAGTGTAGATTCCCATGTTGATTTGCCTGTGGAATCTACAACTCTTAGCGAACTCAAAGAAAGAGAGCTCATCCCTTTTAAGAAGGTCTTTCGCGCGCGCTTGGACATTGTAATGACGGCGCATGTTTTGTTTCAAGCGATCGATCCAGACTGGCCGGCTTCGCTTTCTGAAGTTTTTCTCCATCAAATTCTTAGAAAAGACATTGGTTACAGGGGGCTAGTAATCACCGACGATCTCGACATGGGCGCTCTCAGGAATCGATGGAGTCAAGAAGAGATCGCTGTTCAAGCCGTCCATGCAGGGGCCCACTTTCTCTTGTATTGCAACGATCCCTCATCTCCTGAGAAGGCAATAACAGCGATTGAGAAAGCCTTGGAGTCCAACATTATATCGAAAAATATTATCGAAAATAATCACAAACTCGCAATAGAGTTGAAATCAAAAAAACTGAAAAGTTACTCTGTTAGTAGCTACAATGAGCTCAAGCACTTTATTGGATGCGGAGAACATCAGGAGCTTGCCCTTGCCATTAAAGAGGGGCGCATTCTCGAGGCTACTAGTCAAGCCGACTCGGCTTGA
- a CDS encoding penicillin-binding protein activator LpoB — MSRFLLLALASFVSVAMLSSCGPKAFVKGDYDEDVESENLLTDQWSETDMQKSVKELVDSLVGHPAIREAKRQPILMVTKLQNKTSEHIDTQNITDMVTVELMGRGRVTFVNKAAREDVADEYDYQNSGMVSEETKKGPGGQISADYILDGRLDSIVQEAGNRKTVYYKLTLSLTNLKTNLMVWSNHKQMRKLYKKRSVGM; from the coding sequence ATGAGTAGATTTTTACTTTTGGCCCTTGCTTCATTTGTATCAGTGGCAATGTTATCTAGTTGTGGCCCCAAGGCCTTTGTTAAGGGTGACTATGATGAAGACGTGGAGTCAGAGAATCTATTGACAGACCAGTGGTCTGAAACCGATATGCAAAAGTCGGTGAAAGAGTTGGTCGACAGTCTTGTAGGGCATCCTGCAATTCGTGAGGCCAAAAGACAGCCCATCTTGATGGTCACGAAACTTCAAAACAAGACGAGCGAGCATATTGACACTCAAAATATCACCGACATGGTGACGGTGGAATTGATGGGCCGAGGCCGCGTTACGTTTGTAAATAAGGCCGCCCGCGAAGATGTCGCTGACGAATATGATTATCAAAACTCGGGTATGGTTTCAGAAGAAACAAAAAAAGGGCCGGGCGGGCAGATCAGCGCTGATTACATTTTAGATGGCCGGCTTGACTCCATTGTTCAGGAAGCTGGTAATCGCAAGACTGTTTATTACAAACTAACGCTGAGCCTAACGAACCTAAAAACCAACTTGATGGTATGGAGCAATCACAAGCAGATGCGAAAGCTCTACAAAAAACGTTCTGTCGGTATGTAA